A stretch of Hemicordylus capensis ecotype Gifberg chromosome 9, rHemCap1.1.pri, whole genome shotgun sequence DNA encodes these proteins:
- the RIPOR1 gene encoding rho family-interacting cell polarization regulator 1 isoform X2 — MSLSVRPQRRSLVVKINRSQSFAGVNSTQDKSYRSYPAFTPTVSRKSGSRVSRMFSMSHKSPPPKVPQPERLDEVYEALKKGLTAYLEVHQLELEKLNTQIRESKRNSRLGFLYDLDKQVKSIERFLRRLEFHASKIDELYEAYCIQRRLRDGAHNMVKAYTTASPGSKEARESLAEASRGYKEYTENMCLLESELESQLGEFHIKMKGLAGFARLCAGDQYEIFMRYGRQRWKLRGRIEVNGKQVWDSEEMVFLPLITEFLSIKVTELKSLASHVVVGNVSCETKDLFAALPQVVAVDINDLGTIKLSLEINWNPFDKEDQPPSASTVNKTSTVNKRFSTYNQSPPDTPSMREQAFYNMLRQQEDQENGAAWSISSESSDDSSSPQLSGSARHTPPRPIVQPAVQAVAPAIEIAFTQPEDKEPPTQREEVAAVVNGHMPYARTLSQISEASVDLPAAEDKEGTVPADSSPRELPTLEMDSLPPRGDSVLDIRISEGEEQEAEPVGATPVAEESEDTACEAPEAQPPTPSLSPPASRELQPMGVSKAPRPKPVDCGLEEAISSLGSALDDYRGQFPELQTLEQELKHLEAILLQKQGLCLSRASSTSLTVQRALESFNFLNVSDTDDSEGDEDRKASSAQTAPLDRVSGASEAVAEDTAGCLSTDCLSTDGGPEPMSTGSEFLDKALVLHLNHCNHLLLKLGHFGPLRCREMYALDRLAREAQVLEMVCRLAKDQAGMASSAEEVIQFSAWKEGVLPFWDSCVAIPNVYTCPVERFLQTLNSQYAARVNERQQGLADPLCVKLVEELLQRRLPRRQGSCQAEQVTIFQYWSHFEALPALTLDSFVLELAEEVLLAQNLNSDDQDVVLKALKRVPESRLRKDGLKTLSLLLVEGNSKVVGAVSAQLRSLSENPGFRERALVCYLEQLEDEEIQMRIAACAALGCLKAKEGIEQLVYLCQTDKEAVREAAKQSLMLCGEDGKSAHRRLQESFDSLPRIFAPGSMASTAF; from the exons TGCTTACCTGGAAGTGCACCAGCTGGAATTGGAGAAACTGAACACCCAAATCCGCGAGTCCAAGAGGAATTCTCGCTTG GGCTTTCTCTATGATCTTGATAAG CAAGTCAAGTCAATTGAGCGGTTCCTGCGCCGTCTGGAATTCCATGCTAGCAAG ATCGATGAGCTTTATGAGGCCTACTGCATCCAGCGACGGCTCCGAGATGGGGCTCACAACATGGTCAAGGCCTACACCACCGCCTCCCCTGGCAGCAAGGAGGCTCGTGAGAGTCTAGCTGAAGCCAGCAGGGGCTACAAGGAGTACACGGAG AACATGTGCCTCTTGGAAAGCGAACTGGAGAGTCAGTTGGGAGAGTTCCACATCAAGATGAAAG GATTGGCTGGCTTTGCTAGGCTCTGTGCTGGGGATCAATATGAG ATCTTCATGCGGTATGGGCGCCAGCGGTGGAAGCTGCGGGGGCGCATTGAGGTGAATGGCAAGCAAGTGTGGGACAGCGAGGAGATGGTCTTCCTGCCCCTCATCACAGAGTTCCTGTCCATCAAG GTCACGGAGCTCAAGAGCCTGGCCAGTCACGTGGTGGTGGGGAACGTCTCCTGCGAGACCAAGGATTTATTTGCAGCCCTGCCCCAGGTTGTGGCTGTGGATATCAATGACCTGGGCACCATCAAACTGAGCCTGGAGATCAACTGGAA CCCCTTCGACAAAGAGGACCAGCCACCATCTGCCAGCACTGTAAACAAGACATCCACGGTCAACAAAAGGTTCTCCACATACAACCAGAGTCCACCCGACACGCCCTCAATGCGCGAACAGGCCTTCTAT AACATGTTGCGGCAGCAGGAAGACCAGGAGAACGGGGCGGCCTGGTCCATCTCTTCCGAGTCCTCGGATGATTCCTCCAGCCCGCAGCTGTCCGGGAGTGCCCGCCACACACCACCAAGGCCTATTGTACAGCCCGCAGTGCAGGCCGTTGCGCCAGCCATAGAAATCGCCTTTACGCAGCCCGAGGACAAAGAGCCCCCCACCCAGcgagaggaggtggcggcagtggtGAATGGGCACATGCCCTACGCCCGGACTCTTAGCCAAATCAGCGAGGCCAGTGTGGACCTGCCGGCTGCTGAGGACAAGGAAGGCACCGTCCCCGCAGACTCTAGTCCCAGGGAGTTGCCTACCCTGGAAATGGACTCCTTGCCCCCAAGGGGGGACTCGGTGCTGGACATCCGGATCAGTGAGGGTGAAGAGCAGGAGGCAGAGCCTGTGGGAGCCACCCCCGTTGCAGAGGAGAGTGAGGACACTGCCTGCGAGGCTCCGGAGGCTCAGCCCCCGACACCCTCACTGTCCCCGCCAGCCTCAAGGGAGCTTCAGCCAATGGGGGTCTCGAAGGCACCAAGGCCCAAACCTGTAGACtgtgggctggaggaggccatcAGCTCACTAGGCTCTGCTCTGGATGACTACCGGGGACAGTTCCCTGAACTGCAGACCTTGGAGCAGGAGCTCAAGCACCTAGAGGCCATTCTCCTG caaaAGCAGGGTCTGTGCCTGAGCCGGGCCTCCAGCACCAGCCTGACGGTGCAACGCGCTCTGGAGAGTTTCAATTTCCTCAATGTTTCCGATACAGATGACTCAGAGGGAGATGAGGACAG GAAGGCTAGCAGTGCACAGACTGCACCCTTGGACAGGGTATCAGGAGCCAGTGAAGCTGTTGCTGAGGACACAGCAGGGTGCTTGAGCACAGATTGCTTGAGCACAGATGGTGGCCCAGAGCCCATGAGCACTGGCAGTGAGTTTCTTGACAAGGCGCTGGTTCTCCATCTAAACCACTGCAACCATCTGCTGCTG AAACTGGGCCATTTTGGACCCCTCCGCTGCCGAGAAATGTATGCGCTTGACCGGTTGGCAAGAGAAGCACAAGTGCTGGAGATGGTTTGCCGCTTGGCAAAGGATCAGGCAGGGATGGCCAGCTCTGCAGAGGAAG TGATACAGTTTTCTGCATGGAAGGAGGGAGTCCTGCCCTTCTGGGACAGCTGTGTTGCCATCCCTAATGTGTACACCTGCCCTGTGGAACGGTTCCTGCAGACTCTCAACTCCCAGTATGCCGCACGAGTCAACGAACGCCAACAAGGCCTAGCAGATCCAC TGTGTGTGAAGCTGGTGGAAGAGCTTCTCCAACGCAGGCTGCCCAGGCGGCAGGGAAGCTGCCAGGCTGAGCAAGTCACTATCTTCCAGTATTGGAGCCACTTTGAAGCTCTGCCTGCGTTGACCTTGGACTCCTTTGTTCTGGAGTTAGCGGAGGAAG TGCTGCTAGCTCAGAACCTGAACTCAGATGACCAAGACGTAGTCCTGAAGGCCCTCAAGCGTGTGCCCGAGAGCCGGCTCCGCAAAGACGGACTGAAAACCCTGAGCTTGCTTCTCGTTGAAGGAAACAGCAAAGTTGTGGGAGCTGTGTCGGCTCAGCTGCGTAGCCTGTCGGAGAACCCTGGCTTCCGGGAGCGG GCCCTTGTATGCTACCTTGAGCAGCTGGAGGACGAAGAGATACAAATGCGGATTGCTGCCTGTGCCGCTCTGGGATGCCTTAAG GCCAAGGAGGGCATTGAGCAGCTGGTGTACCTGTGCCAAACTGACAAGGAGGCCGTGCGGGAGGCAGCCAAACAGAGCCTGATGCTATGTG GGGAAGACGGAAAATCTGCTCACAGACGGCTGCAGGAGTCCTTTGACAGCTTGCCACGCATCTTTGCCCCAGGGAGCATGGCCAGCACTGCGTTCTGA
- the RIPOR1 gene encoding rho family-interacting cell polarization regulator 1 isoform X3, which yields MRTKGKYKGSPSRWSSTMSLSVRPQRRSLVVKINRSQSFAGVNSTQDKSYRSYPAFTPTVSRKSGSRVSRMFSMSHKSPPPKVPQPERLDEVYEALKKGLTAYLEVHQLELEKLNTQIRESKRNSRLGFLYDLDKQVKSIERFLRRLEFHASKIDELYEAYCIQRRLRDGAHNMVKAYTTASPGSKEARESLAEASRGYKEYTENMCLLESELESQLGEFHIKMKGLAGFARLCAGDQYEIFMRYGRQRWKLRGRIEVNGKQVWDSEEMVFLPLITEFLSIKVTELKSLASHVVVGNVSCETKDLFAALPQVVAVDINDLGTIKLSLEINWNPFDKEDQPPSASTVNKTSTVNKRFSTYNQSPPDTPSMREQAFYNMLRQQEDQENGAAWSISSESSDDSSSPQLSGSARHTPPRPIVQPAVQAVAPAIEIAFTQPEDKEPPTQREEVAAVVNGHMPYARTLSQISEASVDLPAAEDKEGTVPADSSPRELPTLEMDSLPPRGDSVLDIRISEGEEQEAEPVGATPVAEESEDTACEAPEAQPPTPSLSPPASRELQPMGVSKAPRPKPVDCGLEEAISSLGSALDDYRGQFPELQTLEQELKHLEAILLQKQGLCLSRASSTSLTVQRALESFNFLNVSDTDDSEGDEDRKASSAQTAPLDRVSGASEAVAEDTAGCLSTDCLSTDGGPEPMSTGSEFLDKALVLHLNHCNHLLLKLGHFGPLRCREMYALDRLAREAQVLEMVCRLAKDQAGMASSAEEVIQFSAWKEGVLPFWDSCVAIPNVYTCPVERFLQTLNSQYAARVNERQQGLADPLCVKLVEELLQRRLPRRQGSCQAEQVTIFQYWSHFEALPALTLDSFVLELAEEVLLAQNLNSDDQDVVLKALKRVPESRLRKDGLKTLSLLLVEGNSKVVGAVSAQLRSLSENPGFRERALVCYLEQLEDEEIQMRIAACAALGCLKAKEGIEQLVYLCQTDKEAVREAAKQSLMLCDGTDRTI from the exons TGCTTACCTGGAAGTGCACCAGCTGGAATTGGAGAAACTGAACACCCAAATCCGCGAGTCCAAGAGGAATTCTCGCTTG GGCTTTCTCTATGATCTTGATAAG CAAGTCAAGTCAATTGAGCGGTTCCTGCGCCGTCTGGAATTCCATGCTAGCAAG ATCGATGAGCTTTATGAGGCCTACTGCATCCAGCGACGGCTCCGAGATGGGGCTCACAACATGGTCAAGGCCTACACCACCGCCTCCCCTGGCAGCAAGGAGGCTCGTGAGAGTCTAGCTGAAGCCAGCAGGGGCTACAAGGAGTACACGGAG AACATGTGCCTCTTGGAAAGCGAACTGGAGAGTCAGTTGGGAGAGTTCCACATCAAGATGAAAG GATTGGCTGGCTTTGCTAGGCTCTGTGCTGGGGATCAATATGAG ATCTTCATGCGGTATGGGCGCCAGCGGTGGAAGCTGCGGGGGCGCATTGAGGTGAATGGCAAGCAAGTGTGGGACAGCGAGGAGATGGTCTTCCTGCCCCTCATCACAGAGTTCCTGTCCATCAAG GTCACGGAGCTCAAGAGCCTGGCCAGTCACGTGGTGGTGGGGAACGTCTCCTGCGAGACCAAGGATTTATTTGCAGCCCTGCCCCAGGTTGTGGCTGTGGATATCAATGACCTGGGCACCATCAAACTGAGCCTGGAGATCAACTGGAA CCCCTTCGACAAAGAGGACCAGCCACCATCTGCCAGCACTGTAAACAAGACATCCACGGTCAACAAAAGGTTCTCCACATACAACCAGAGTCCACCCGACACGCCCTCAATGCGCGAACAGGCCTTCTAT AACATGTTGCGGCAGCAGGAAGACCAGGAGAACGGGGCGGCCTGGTCCATCTCTTCCGAGTCCTCGGATGATTCCTCCAGCCCGCAGCTGTCCGGGAGTGCCCGCCACACACCACCAAGGCCTATTGTACAGCCCGCAGTGCAGGCCGTTGCGCCAGCCATAGAAATCGCCTTTACGCAGCCCGAGGACAAAGAGCCCCCCACCCAGcgagaggaggtggcggcagtggtGAATGGGCACATGCCCTACGCCCGGACTCTTAGCCAAATCAGCGAGGCCAGTGTGGACCTGCCGGCTGCTGAGGACAAGGAAGGCACCGTCCCCGCAGACTCTAGTCCCAGGGAGTTGCCTACCCTGGAAATGGACTCCTTGCCCCCAAGGGGGGACTCGGTGCTGGACATCCGGATCAGTGAGGGTGAAGAGCAGGAGGCAGAGCCTGTGGGAGCCACCCCCGTTGCAGAGGAGAGTGAGGACACTGCCTGCGAGGCTCCGGAGGCTCAGCCCCCGACACCCTCACTGTCCCCGCCAGCCTCAAGGGAGCTTCAGCCAATGGGGGTCTCGAAGGCACCAAGGCCCAAACCTGTAGACtgtgggctggaggaggccatcAGCTCACTAGGCTCTGCTCTGGATGACTACCGGGGACAGTTCCCTGAACTGCAGACCTTGGAGCAGGAGCTCAAGCACCTAGAGGCCATTCTCCTG caaaAGCAGGGTCTGTGCCTGAGCCGGGCCTCCAGCACCAGCCTGACGGTGCAACGCGCTCTGGAGAGTTTCAATTTCCTCAATGTTTCCGATACAGATGACTCAGAGGGAGATGAGGACAG GAAGGCTAGCAGTGCACAGACTGCACCCTTGGACAGGGTATCAGGAGCCAGTGAAGCTGTTGCTGAGGACACAGCAGGGTGCTTGAGCACAGATTGCTTGAGCACAGATGGTGGCCCAGAGCCCATGAGCACTGGCAGTGAGTTTCTTGACAAGGCGCTGGTTCTCCATCTAAACCACTGCAACCATCTGCTGCTG AAACTGGGCCATTTTGGACCCCTCCGCTGCCGAGAAATGTATGCGCTTGACCGGTTGGCAAGAGAAGCACAAGTGCTGGAGATGGTTTGCCGCTTGGCAAAGGATCAGGCAGGGATGGCCAGCTCTGCAGAGGAAG TGATACAGTTTTCTGCATGGAAGGAGGGAGTCCTGCCCTTCTGGGACAGCTGTGTTGCCATCCCTAATGTGTACACCTGCCCTGTGGAACGGTTCCTGCAGACTCTCAACTCCCAGTATGCCGCACGAGTCAACGAACGCCAACAAGGCCTAGCAGATCCAC TGTGTGTGAAGCTGGTGGAAGAGCTTCTCCAACGCAGGCTGCCCAGGCGGCAGGGAAGCTGCCAGGCTGAGCAAGTCACTATCTTCCAGTATTGGAGCCACTTTGAAGCTCTGCCTGCGTTGACCTTGGACTCCTTTGTTCTGGAGTTAGCGGAGGAAG TGCTGCTAGCTCAGAACCTGAACTCAGATGACCAAGACGTAGTCCTGAAGGCCCTCAAGCGTGTGCCCGAGAGCCGGCTCCGCAAAGACGGACTGAAAACCCTGAGCTTGCTTCTCGTTGAAGGAAACAGCAAAGTTGTGGGAGCTGTGTCGGCTCAGCTGCGTAGCCTGTCGGAGAACCCTGGCTTCCGGGAGCGG GCCCTTGTATGCTACCTTGAGCAGCTGGAGGACGAAGAGATACAAATGCGGATTGCTGCCTGTGCCGCTCTGGGATGCCTTAAG GCCAAGGAGGGCATTGAGCAGCTGGTGTACCTGTGCCAAACTGACAAGGAGGCCGTGCGGGAGGCAGCCAAACAGAGCCTGATGCTATGTG ATGGCACTGACAGAACCATCTGA